A region of the Centropristis striata isolate RG_2023a ecotype Rhode Island chromosome 20, C.striata_1.0, whole genome shotgun sequence genome:
gaattaattttaattttagattACGCGTAAACTACACTAACCACAACTGCGGAGCTTTTTGTTTATGCTGTCGACAGTGGATGACAGCGCTGCTGAGCCTCGGAATAAACCGTGCGCCGCCGGTTGGAAAATAGGCTGCGTTTGTTATATTGAGTAGCTAAGTGAGTAGTTAGTTAATGTTTGGCGCTAGTAATTATCAAAGTGTTTGTCTTTGGGGAGAGATAGCGGAAAAGTTACCCGGATTGCTACATATATTTAGCTATATGTAGCTTGAGCTAAACCGGAGACGGGATGTTAATTAATCCAAACGGGACCAGCCCCAGGAGCCGGTAgcagcagtcagtcagtcacaccCTTGTCTGTCTGGGGTTAGTGGAGGAGCCCTGTCTGCGCAGGAGTCTTATACAGCTACCATTCACATGTTACCATGctttatacaaataaatgttaGCCTCAGACTTCTGCATTGGAGCCTCAGAACAATATTGTGAGTTGAGTTGGAAGTGTGGACTGGATATGACTGACTCATCATCATGGCACGGGCGGAGGAGATAACCCTGAACAGTGTGTCTGCTGCAGCGCCAACCAGACCGCCTCATAACTAGCGAGACTGCAAAgttatttaacacattaaattgtTTCTGTTATATCCTCTATACCCTGGTAGTCAGCGCGGCATTATGAATACCCCGATGTACACGTTTGTCACTCGTGACGACAACAGCACTGTCTATGCTGAAGTTTCCAAGATCCTTGTCTCAACTGGACAATGGAAGAGGCTGAAAAGAGACAATCCCAGATTCAACTTAATGCTTGGAGAACGGAACAGACTGCCCTTTGGACGTCTAggtaaatatgctttttttttttttttaaccctcctgtcgtccttccgggtcaaattgacccaatctgttttgactattccttctttcctccctccctcctcctgacttcctctcttctttcctccttccttccttctttccttcctcctctatcctccttccttctttccttcctcctctatcctcctttctttctttccttcctttcctcccttctttcctccttccgctatctcctttactttctctcttctttccttcctcctgatttcctctcctttcctccttccttccttctttcatccctcccgcctccattccttcctctatcctccttccttcttcccttccttcGCCCCccccttcctttctttctttctttctttctttctttcttcctttccttcctccttcctttctgccctctttccttcctgcctccctccttccttctttatttttccttccttccttctcctcctcccctttctttcctccatcctccttcctttctctctcctttccattctttctccttttcctcctctcttctttccttcctccatccttctttctttccttccttctttcctccatcctttttttacttccctttgcgtccttccctcttcttccttccttgacccgaggacaacaggagggttaatagaGGGGGGAAAAGTCTGTTTGTGCTATATTTGGTGCACACCCACTCAGGATGAGACAGCTGCTGTGGCTGTACAGAGCTGCTTGTTCCAGCATCCTGTGGAAAGATTGTCATTCATATGTGCAGTGGAGGCTCTGAGTGTACACACGGGtgctttaatgcatttttaaactgtcCTTACTTGGATTTTACAGGTCATGAACCAGGACTTGTACAGCTGGTGAACTACTACAGAGGAGCGGACAAGCTTTGCAGAAAAGCATCCCTGGTCAAGTGTGTATCAgccttttgaaaatgaaaaaaaaaatgtatcttttgcTGTCACTCATGTTTCCTAATGTTCTTTCGTTCAAATGAATTATTCAAAGGGACTTACATTAGCTGACCATTTCCCTTCTTTACCATTAGGCTAATAAAGACCAGCCCAGAGCTGTCCGACTCCTCTAACTGGTTTCCAGAATCCTACATCATCTATCCTACTAACCTCAACACCCCGGTTGCTCCAGCGACAAATGGCATTAGCCATCTGAAGAACAATCCCAAGACGGATGAGAGGGAAGTTTTCTTGGCCTCCTATcactcaaaaaaagaaagtggaGAGGGCACAGTTTGGATAGCAAAGTCCTCTGCTGGAGCTAAAGGTAAAAGCTATAATCTACATTTAAATGGTTTAAATCCATGATACAAGTAAGCCTCAGGCAGACATTATCCCCTCAGTGTCTTCTTAAATGATATTAACTTGAATCAAATAGATAACTTAATCATTCTGAGCTGAGTTTTGCTGTCCTTTCTCTTGATGAATCCTCCTTTATGTGACCTACTGCTTGTACTGTTGGTAGATGGCACCTTTACGTATTTGTTTTATTGCAACAGGTGCTGGTATTTTGATATCCCATGATGCTAATCAGCTGCTGGAGTACATTGATAATCAGGGACAGGTTCATGTTATTCAGAAGTACCTGGAGAAACCTCTGCTTCTGGAGCCGGGACGTCGGAAGTTTGACATCCggtaagtgttttatgtttaaaccaCAGAGAATGTGTTTCTCTGTCTGGACTTTATAGCTGTAATGGGTTATCTTATGCCATTACTAGGAGCTGGGTGCTAGTGGACCATCAGTACAACATCTATTTATACCGGGAGGGTGTGCTGCGCACGTCCTCAGAGCCCTACAACAGCTCTGACCTCCAGGACATGACCAGCCACCTGACCAACCACTGCATCCAGAAGGAACACTCACAGAACTACGGACGATACGAGGAGGGAAACGAGATGTTCTTTGATGAGTTCAAGCTGTACCTGCTGAACACTCACAATATCACCCTGGAGACCACCATATTACCTCAGATCAAGCAGATCATTAAGTAAGTGTGGATTATCTTTAATAACCAGGTCCTGGTTTCTAAAAGGAGACCTTACTGATGACtttatcaaatgtatttttttaaatgctttgagTTTTGCAAGTGAAGTACCACACAGTTCTATTATgttcaagagaaggcagacatctttaTATCTGATAAACACTCTGCAATGCGCACAAACagtctagactgataaatagcactacaggtcagagacaaaatgtgtatttttgatttatggGTGAAGTGTATTTGTATAGTTGCCAGTCAAAATTAAAGTATGTCCATTTCTATGGTATTAGGATCCCCACCAAAAGCTCCCCCATGAAGGGGGTCTAACATAATTACAAGTCAGGAGTTGGCTAAATAGTAAGGGTTAATTAACAAGTGGTGAAACAGAGCAAACAAACCAAGGACAGATTTCAAACGACTAAAAACAAAAGGTCTGATGGGCTGGCAAAAATCCATAAAAGAAAGGACACTTGAACCAACCCACATTGGGCTGCTGGATCCAAATGAAATAACCTAGCAAAAACCagtaacagaaataaaatattgaaaaaatgaaGCCACCAGTCACATCAGAAAACAAAGgagaaaccaaaccaaacaaaaggCCCGAGCCCAAACtgtatgctgctgctgctacaaggTGGGAGTGAGAGAGACTGAGAAGAGGTTGATGCCTCTTAATAACCTTCCTACAATCAGCCTCACTGATTACACTTGAGGGAaagcacaaaacacaaatgaaTGACGGACTCATGGCAACAAGAGCAAAGGGGGGCACATAACATATGGTTTAAACCAAATAGCTGCAAAAAtaatcagcctcagctgtacttgtGTTgagtgctaattagcaaatgtgaacatggtaaacattaacATGTTAGGATCATTATCATGAGAATTTAACTTAAGTTCTAGCATGGCTGTAGACCCTCAGTCTTCTTAACTGCATATCAGACATCAGCTCaaaaatcataattattttGACAAATAAGCAAATCGCAGAGCAGTAACATTAGAACACAAACATACTTacatagtagggctgggcgatatatcgaaataaaaaatatatcgatatatttttaaatgtgatatggaattagaccaaattgtttttttattttctttatatattaatgctgcctttactagggtttttcatatttagttcttttgtcatgttcattattattttctcctatatatatatatttatttatttatttcagaaaaagattggcctattttattccataggttatttttatttaatatattttttaatgaaaatatgcactttatggaactttgatttaaaaaaacaggtactactgttgttatacagtatttatgttcccttaaataaacggtttcaataaaactacttgtgacatatcatatttgactttgactttgaataTTTGCTCttactttgagataaaaatatcaggatatatatcgtatatggatattcagcctaaatatattagGATATGACTTTCGGTTcgtatcacccagccctattaCATAGATTGATAGTGATTCTACTCCTTGGACAGACATTTAATTTGCATAACTTCTGTAATGAACTCCCTTCTGTGACTGGTATCTATCAAATCCCAGCTACCATCACATCAAAGAGCCATTTTTAGTGTGCATTTCCTTTTCAAATGGCAGTAGAGGTCTGTGAAGGTCAGTGTTATCAAGTGTTTGCACGCAGCATGACGTTATTTAGGGTGTTATCTAACAGTCAAGTGATTGGAAAtgattttttctgtctgtcttcacAGGAGCTGTCTGACATGTATCGAGCCGACAATCAGCACCAAGCACCTGTCCTACCAGAGCTTCCAACTCTTCGGATTTGATTTCATGGTGGACGAGAGCTTCAAAGTGTGGCTCATCGAGATCAACGGAGCTCCAGCCTGTGCACAGTCAGTATCAGCTGATCAtcagtgtttttacagttcAACTTGTCTTTTATTAGCTCCGCTTTTTCCCCCATCTAGAAATCTTACAGCCTTGTACTTTGTCTCCCATTCACATCTATTCCTGCTGTcaacatttagacattttcacttttggCTTCTGTTTGCAATATTGGAAATAGAAGCTTTGAATCTATTCCCTtgattatgtaaaaatgtctttgatGAAATGTTTgaacatttgtttgttgtttttttcttccagggAGGGTTACTGTTGTTTTCCTCATGAATTTTCATTGTTGAAACTTTGACTCTACAGTGAGGAGTGTTGGGAATTCATTTCCTATTCTAGATAATTAATCAGTCACAGCTAGCTGTGGGTCATGACTGtgtactatactgccctacaaagcctaactgcagtaattacatttttagttgaaattgagttataactaaaaatgaactccttgatgtctgttttatcttgcgACAATGTTTAAGACATCAATTTTGCTTtacttcagagaaataatgatataaaaattgcagtaactacaaaatccaactcaaaaccaaagcagaccgcaataacttcactttgactgtaataaagacaagaataatataaattataagtttatttgatagggaaagtattatctagatagtgattaagtaaaaatataccattactttttaatattaagtctaaaatacacaaatctttgaatagagttgttaaacacttgtaaacacacttataacaaaatcaatttgagattctttattcactgaaaacaaaatataaaggcTGAAGGAAGACAACTGTAgtcactgcactctgtttttgcattactattagaaccttttacagcaaataaGTGTCATCACTTACcgacctataacccatttgtctggccagttaaaaaacattaaaacaatttaaagcagtttttctcagttgtaccctttgtgtagtttctgcagttatagtcaggcggcttatgAACAAatttgagaagaatggggacacgttggacaaaagcaccaaattttttttccacatgctctccattgATCcgtttgatcaaataatcatctagtgatattctcagtagctgtaaatgattccttgacccagaaaatgtatatttgacgccaagattgaccttctaagtggctggatgtattggttctcatagattttatatggctgccatctccgatccgcaatcttgatgaagtggctcccatcaaaaattgaaagttttggtgatggagagcatgtggaaaaatatggtgcttttgtccttttattttggtaagctGCCTGACTTAGGCTTTGTGGGGCAGTGTAGACCTCATTCAGTCTGAACAGTAAACACTCCTATTGTTCTTCCCCCTTCCAGGAAACTATATTCAGAGCTATGTCAAGGTATCGTGGACGTGGCCGTTTCCAGTGTCTTCACCATGAACAGCGCCGGTGACTCCTCCTCTGCTTCCTCATCACCTTATTCCTCTTCTCCATCCTCCACGTTCACCAccaactcctgctcctctcccaaACTGAGAGGCCCTCTCCACGTGGGCCCCTTCACTCGACTGtaagcacacgcacacaaataATTCCCCGTCGTCTCCTCCGTACAGCTTCTTCATGCTCTGTCCTCACTCCTAAACTCTACGCGAGAAGTAGCACACGCCAGCGAGCCGAGCCTTTAATCGTACCTTGCCTGTCACGTCTTGGAGGGAGTCTTTCTTTCGATGGAAATCGCTGAGCTGCAGAAGAGATCTCTGCTCTCCTGATTATGCATATTATCATGAATGTGAGGATGGTGATCGGAAAACTTTCTGTGAGTTTCTGAATGATGACAGACGCCCTTCCATCTCGGTCCCGCCACCAGTTTCTCCACAAGCAGATGAATGGAGATCTAAAAGAATGCAGAGACGCTCTAACTGAGACTGTAGTGCCTTACATTTCCAGCCACGCTCCCTTAAAAAGACTGCCAGTTAGCTTGCTCTGTCACTGTGACCCGTACTTGTTATAAGCCTTTGCACTGTTGCTCAGTAAAGTCAATGCGATCATAATCAGACCACAAAAATTAGCATCAAACAAATGACTTGACATTTGAGATcttggtgaatttgtgtcattttaaatgcTACGTTTCTCATCGgacacatttcttattttaaacctttttttattgcagCTTGTCTGCAGCTATCTCTTACCCACAAGTTTTAATTTAGGAATGCTAACAGTGATCAAGAGTTGTTAAAACTTGGAAAGACTAATATACTAACCCAATGTGTCTGATGAGCTGAAAGATGTCAAGGTTTGCCTTGAAAATCAACATTCCTCTTAAAGGGACAGATCAcccttaaaattaaaaacacttatttttttcctcttacctgtacaGCTGTTTATCAGACTAGATTGTTTTGATGTGAGTTGCATGGTGTTGGAAGTATCACCTGTAGATTGTCTTCCTTATGTAATGGACTAGACAAATTGAAAACTGAATTGAAATACTCAATAGCAAAGTGTCTTTTCAGTAGCGATGCACTATATGggtttttttccacacagataaCCAATAATTACCTGCACCTCATGGCCAATAACAGTAGGATAaccaataatttacatttttgtattttatgcaTACCTGAGGTAGGTTTAGTGAGAAAATATGGATGATTTATTCTTCCACAGCTCCGACCTTTCAGataaccatttattttttttatagtaaagtACAACCCTGATTGCAAAAGGTTAGGGTGCTgtgtaaaacttaaaaaacaaaacaacaacacagaatgcatcaaaataGAATTTATTTGCAGAAATAAGTTTATCATATTGTCATTGTACTGTTTTGAATTGTATATCTATCATAAGGGATTTGCAAATGATGGCATTCTTCTTAATTTACGTTTTAGTCACTGTTCAGcatcaacttttttggaatcagggttgtacatcaaaaaacttcacaaacatacgttgtttttttcagagcaTTTTGCATAAGAATTAAAATGCTTTGACCTAAGCTGTCAAATCTGACATGTGAATGCATATTCAATGCATGTCGCCACATACTGAGTTTGTAGATTCTGAGCTTGTTGATtcagtaaaagtaaataataatctaTCGACTATAACtaaataaattcaattaaaatatcCTTAATATCGATAATAACATGAATTTCCCATTATCTgccaataatttattattactttcaaGATAACATAACCCTAATATAAAAACCCATAtatcttgttttgagcagtGTCATATAGGATATACTAGAAAGAAAACagcaggtaagaggaaaaaaatgtgtatttttgatttcGGGGGTGAACTTTCAATTTAACTTTGCCGCgttgacaaaacattttatttacattcaggGCAGCTGCAGGGTTGATATCAGTGAACAAGGAGACCGTCCATTAAAACTCCGTCCTAACAAGTGTCCCTCACCTCTCTACGGCAGAGAGGACATTAAAATATTAGGCAACATTATTCTGTTCTCAACAAATTCTTTGTATGAAATTGTCCAGCTGAAGCCATGTAggtgttttatttgtcatttgaaGAAAGCATGTTTGTGTGAAAGCATGTAGTAGAATGCATCCTCATACAAACCCCCATAGCACCTTTCGCCCCAGATTGTAAAGAGCTGCCCTGACGTCTGTTTTTAATTCTGATGTATGAAAAGATAGACTGTCATTGTAAGGTGTTGTCAACAAGTGTTATGTTTTGAGCTGTTGTAATGAAAGTAGAGTAGATTGTACAAAGTGTGTTTAAGACCCCATGAAATGAAAGTGACAGGAAACGATGTTTCAGAGCTGACATACAACACTACTTCATCCTTTTTTCACTGGTCTGGTTAAACATTATTACCAAAGAAAAGTCACAGACACAGCTCTTCATCCCACCACTGCCTCTTCTTCAGTCACTGCATTtagtcatgttttatttttatttccatcagagttgcatttttatgactgattttttttttggtttcatgGGGTCCTTGAAATGTTTCAGttctttacttttctttttgttattctCTCTGTGAATAGACGAGACCTTAGACTTGTAACTGTCCAATCTGCTTTGTGTTATATCCCTTTGCTAGAAAAGAATGTTTCCTCAGACATGAAACTTTTAAATTAGCTCAAAGGTTGCGACAGCTGCATGTAGGGTAGTTAATTTGAAACACAGAATACGTTTTTGTAGGAGTTATTGTAGGCGTGCCTCTCAAAATGTTAGAATCCCTGCTGTTCCTCTTTTCTAACCTCAATTCAACTTTGTGAGGCTTTGCTTTCCATGTTGTGAGTAACATACGTTAAGGGACACCATAGgagcatttatttatgtttttaatcgctgtgtatttgtgtttacaATATGACTCTGGGAAATGAAGGATATGTAAGTTGGCTGAAGGTCAGAAAAATGGAGTAGCTACAGAGCAGGTTACACGAATGATTCATTTCTGTGATGTATTGCAGAGCCCTGATGTAGCTGAAATGATGCTtgaaagttggaaaaaaatattaatgttggCAGAAAATTGGTATTCATGCCATGTGTTGAGAAATGGGTTACAAGTGTTTGCTGATTTTTGGCGTATCTGAAGCAAACTGTcagtatttgaataaaatttgtAGGGAATTTCTTTCCATTAAAAGGGAAGGGTGCCTTAGGAGGAATTGCATATTGATAAAGAAGCAATGGACCTCCAGCGTTTAAATGCAccttcatttttatgtattcagATGATTTTGCCTCATCATGATAagacctctttttttaaattcaatgatGTCATTTTCTCAGTTTATCATTTTATTCCTCATATTTTCCCTGGATTTTTTCCTCATCTTTACCAAAGATCAAATTCCTGCTGTATTTTCAGtgttaattaatgttttgtgtttgctaTAATCTGGACATTATCACATGAATTGGCcaacatgatcaaaaaagatgtttaaaaaaaaaaaaaaatcaaggatgGTATTCAGAGGGATGtctgtgctgtgtttttgttAGGTGATGTTTTATCCAAACTCTTGCATGAACATTTGTCTTTATCAGAAACAATAttactagaataaaaaaatattactattactaaGCCTCTGCTGTGTTTATATTTCACCTTTACATAGTTCATTTGGATCTCTCCAGAGTCCAATGCAATACAACAGAAAAGACGGATTATAATGAGCTCACACTGAGCACACAGGTTTCTAAAGACAAgtgataaagaaataatatttatataaacacttttgtgTTCATAGTGAGGGAATGTTAGGTAAGTGTACAGATACTGACCAACCCTGTTTGCTGACTGTCTCTGTGCTGTTGCATTGACTGCAGTGACTGATGGTCATTGCTCGtctcctccagcaggaggcgctgcagGACAAACAAAGTTAAATAGTTTTCTGATGGGATTGATACAAATCAGAAGCCGTTCTGAAGCTGTTGTAACATGTAAACACATTGTTGTTgatggtgtgtgttgttgaagAGTGTTTGAGTGTAAAAAGACTGGGTCCCGCTGTATTACTCAGGCTGCACTACAGCGTCTATTCACAGGCGCGATCCCACTACTGAGCGGCACGGGGGCTTTGACCTGCTCCGTCTCCGACCTGGGCCGGTGCACCCCTCCTTAGACGACCTGGTGGTCCCGGGCTCCCCCAGGAGCACCATATCGATACCGAACTTAGTGCGGACACCCGATCGGCATAGTCCGCTGCAGCTCAGAGCTCCTGAGCTCAAACGCTCCGCCAGCCTCAGCCTCCCGGTAACTTGGATTACAGGCGCGCGCCACCGCACCCGGCGAGAGACTCTTCATTCATGGAGGTTTTCCTGTTTACAAACGTGACGTCATCAGGAAGCACGAGGCGGCATCTAGCAACGAAAATAAaacctgcagctgcagagaTGAAGACTGGTCAGTGTTTTTGATTTTCTTAAAACAATCCTTCATTTATGAAAACCTCATTTCATTGAGGTGTATCAAAGCTGTGTGTTCACTTGGAAACAAAAGAGGAGATATTGGACTCTGATGCTACTTGTGGAAAATGCCAGATAAACTAACAAGATATTATTCTCtgcaatttttatttgttttcattttttattctaatgcatttatttattcatgccaactatttatatttattttctttcagttaATCAAATAGCCTATTTGTGGACATCACGCTGCAGGTTTAATATTTGCGTTtctctgcaattttttttgtttgcagtatctctatatatttttctacagtTCTCTTAATTAGAAAAGAAACATTGGTTTATCCTGTCCAATAGAAACCAATAACTTCACATTTTATACAGGTCTGTAATTTCTAGACGTATTTTGCTCGAAcacgtatcaacagactataattgggccatttctacaatttttagacattttaaaatgtgaccatttttgacaaaaatcctCATATGACCTCATCCAGAGAATGGCTCCTGTGCTCCATgtgtttttaatacattaaCTTGAAAACTGTGTCAAACAGCAAACCTGTCTGATTTGTAGAAATCTGTGAAGGTCACTGACCTTTAGATTCTCAGTGATCCTGTTGTCATATCCAGAAATTTAAATAAGCCTCATTAATGAAGTTACTGGTGCTCTGTCACATGTGTAAAATGAATTTGGAGACACAAATATTGATCCTTCTGCTCTTTATCGCTAAAATTCCAGAGTGTGTTTCCTTGAATAAATGAAATAGCTTTCTGTCctgtcaattttatttttatatggatTTTTGCATGCACCATCTTACAATATTTACAGGTGAGACAGCGTTGTGTGCATGGAAGTGCACCATCTTCACCATATGAATATACTGAACACACTTTTTACTATCAACAGAACACATGTTAAGCCAGTAGTAAAGGCCTCAGTCTGTTGTTAGATT
Encoded here:
- the ttl gene encoding tubulin--tyrosine ligase, which gives rise to MNTPMYTFVTRDDNSTVYAEVSKILVSTGQWKRLKRDNPRFNLMLGERNRLPFGRLGHEPGLVQLVNYYRGADKLCRKASLVKLIKTSPELSDSSNWFPESYIIYPTNLNTPVAPATNGISHLKNNPKTDEREVFLASYHSKKESGEGTVWIAKSSAGAKGAGILISHDANQLLEYIDNQGQVHVIQKYLEKPLLLEPGRRKFDIRSWVLVDHQYNIYLYREGVLRTSSEPYNSSDLQDMTSHLTNHCIQKEHSQNYGRYEEGNEMFFDEFKLYLLNTHNITLETTILPQIKQIIKSCLTCIEPTISTKHLSYQSFQLFGFDFMVDESFKVWLIEINGAPACAQKLYSELCQGIVDVAVSSVFTMNSAGDSSSASSSPYSSSPSSTFTTNSCSSPKLRGPLHVGPFTRL